The genomic stretch GGTGGAGAGTCCACCTGCTGCTGTCAAGTGAAAGACTGATACCTGTATAAGGAATCTGGGTATTATATTGGTTTTGAATCAATTTGAATAAGTGCTGTCAAATTGCATATACTACCTGTAAGATCATTATAGTAGTTGTAAGTTCTTTTTTCTTACATTCCATTTTCCCAATTGATTGAATATCCTATGTTCATCTGCATGGTAGGTGCTACAGGTCTGGTATAGCTAATGTTGGATTTATAATCGTTTTCTCTTAGGCCAGTCAACAAACTGATAGACGGGTATCAACCACGGCATACAACCGGCATATAAATGCAGGCTTTTACATTTGCCTGCAACTGACCACATACAGCTATGCTGATAAACAGAATCCGCCCGGCATGACCATCTATCGGATTGTCCATTTTTTCTGATGCATCTATGCGTTAAAAAGAGGCAATTCGAACAGGTGCGTCGCAAAAAATTCTGAGGCCTCTTGTATTTTCTGATTTTTTACCGTAAATTGGAATTACGCTTTTTACCTGATCACCTAAAACCCACGATCATGATTAATGTAGCCAACATTCTCTCCCGCAAGGATCGCCGGCTGATTTCCGTGACGCCCGACACGCCGGTATTGGAAGCCCTCCGCATCATGGCTGATGAAAACGTGGGGTCCGTACTCGTGATGGAAAACAATACCTACAAAGGTTTGCTTACCGAACGGGATTATGCCCGCAAAGTGATTCTGAAAGGAAAATCATCTGCCGATACACCGGTTTCAGAAATCATGTCAATGGATCTGCCCCACATTTCTCCCGAAGATTCCATTGAACATTGTATGGAACTAATGTCCAGCAGGAATATCCGCTACCTGCCCGTATTCCGGAACAACGATCTGGTAGGCATTATTTCCATCAACGATGTCATTAAGGCTATTATCACCCATCAGGAGCAAACCATTCAGCAGCTTACCTCCTATATTCATTCCTGATCATCGGAGGCAGAGAAGCAGATACAGATTCCATTCATTTTCAGACGGAGGGATGATGTTCATTGAGGCCTAACTTTTCCAGAGCCAGTTTAGCAGCCATCTGGCCTGCATCTTTTTTGTTATAGGCCTTACCGGTGCTGATAATTTTGCCATCCACCACCACTGCAACGGTAAAGATTTTGCGGGCACCTTTCATTTCCTCCTCAATCAGCTCAAACTCCAGTTGATGGCCATACTTATTGGCCCAGCCGTATAATTTGTTTTTATGGTTGATTTCGGTATGTTCCAGCGCTTCCATGTCCATATACGGCGCAATGATAGATTGATATACAAACTGGCGGGCCTTCTCATAACCTTTGTCAAGATAAATGGCTCCCACAAGGGCTTCCAGCGCATTCCCAAAAATATGGCTGATTTTGAGCAGGCTGTTGTATTTATCGTAATGAACCAGCTTGCGCAGGCCCATTTTAATAGCAATATCGTTGAGCTGTTGGCGGTTCACCATTTTGGACCGCATCTCAGTGAGATAGCCTTCTGACCGGCCGGGGTATTTGTGATAGAGATAATCTCCTACAATAGCCCCTAGTACGGCATCGCCCAGATATTCGAGGCGTTCGTTGCTTTCGCGGTTGTGTTCGGTGATGGAGCGATGGCTGAGGGCTGTTTCATACAGCTTCAGATGATGGGGCGTGAATCCAAGGATTTGTTTCAAAGCCTTTTTCAGTTGCCGGTTCTGATTCACGCCCAACCAGCGGCTCCATATGCGACGTATCGAGGCCAAGGTTGGAATCTTCAGGGAACAAATTTCTTGAAGATCACGGACGCATTATGTCCGCCAAAGCCAAAGGTATTGCTCAGGGCAGCTCTTACCTGCCTTTGCTGGGCTTTGTTGAATGTGAAATTCAGCCGGGCATCAAGCTGGGGATCATCGGTGAAATGATTGATGGTAGGAGGCACCATATCATGCGTCACTGCCAGAATCGAAGCAATGGCTTCAATCGCACCTGCAGCGCCGAGCAGATGGCCAGTCATGGATTTGGTGGAGCTGATATTGAGCCGGTAAGCTGCCTCACCAAACACCTGTTGGATAGCTTTTATCTCTGCCACATCGCCCAGCGGAGTGGAAGTGCCATGCACATTGATATAATCAATATCTTCCGGCTTCATTCCCGCATCTGCCAGGGCTTCCCGCATCACATTCACAGCGCCCAGCCCTTCCGGGTGGGGTGCCGTCACATGATAGGCATCGCCTGTAGCCCCACCGCCTGCAAACTCTGCATAGATGTGTGCCCCGCGTTGCTGTGCGTGGGTCAATTCTTCGAGCACCAACCCACCTGCACCTTCACCCATCACAAATCCATCCCTGTCTAGATCAAAGGGACGGGAAGCTGTTTTCGGGTCATCGTTCCGCTCAGAAAGGGCACGCATGGCGTTAAAACCACCGATGGCCACCTCATTGATCACACTTTCCGAACCACCACAAATTATCACCTTAGCTTTGCCCAGCCGGATCAGGTTAAAAGCTTCTATGAGCGCGTTAGTGGAAGAAGCACAGGCTGAAACTACAGCAAAATTTGGCCCCCGGAAACCATGACGGATGGAAATCTGCCCCGCTGCAATATCCATGATCATCTTGGGAATGAAAAACGGACTGAAACGGGGTGTACCATCCCCCATATAAAACCCCTTAATTTCCTCAATCAGCGTAAACAGGCCACCGATGCCGGACGACCAGATTACACCCACCTGATCAGGATCAACCGGGGTTTCTTTCAGCCGAGCGTCTGCCACCGCTTGATCAGCACAGATGACTGCCAGCTGCACAAAAGGATCCATTTTGCGCAGCTCCTTCTTGTCGAGGAACTGCGCCGGATCAAAGTTTTTCAGCTGACAGGCAAATTTGGTTCTGAACCTGGAAGTATCAAACGATGTAATGAAATCGGCACCCGAAACACCATTCATCAACCCTGTCCAGTAATCCTGAACAGTATTGCCAATGGGTGTGATGGCACCCAATCCCGTGATGACAACGCGTTTTAATTCCATTAATCGTTCGACAAAAGACTTTCAGAAACTTACTTTACGTGTTCTTCCAGATAAGCAATAGCCTGGCCAACTGTAGTGATGGTTTCAGCCTGTTCATCAGGAATGGAAATATTGAACTCCTTTTCAAATTCCATGATGAGTTCAACGGTGTCCAATGAATCAGCACCTAAATCGTTGGTGAAGCTGGCTTCCGGTGTAACCTCTGATTCATCTACACCTAACTTGTCCACAATAATCTTTTTGACGCGGGTTGCAATGTCAGACATAACGGTTAGTGTTTAAGGTTATTTGACTGCAAAAATATAATTTTTGAGAAATCTTTTGCTTTCGGTCATTTTTTTGCTCTTTAACTTCTCATTTTCCAATGGCCATATAAGCTGTTTGAACTTTTTACAGGTTTGATGGAACAATATCCAACATTAATTGAAAAATAGCATTTATTTGCTTAATTCTTCTGAATCCCGCCCCTGTTTCTTTAACGATTTCTCTAATTTTGTTAAGCTTTGGCTGTTTTTGCTTTCTCATCTATAAACGATTTCCCGAGAAATGAAAAAATTTTCTGCGGCATCACTGATTTTCATCCTGCTGGGCATTACAGCCATCGGCGCGCTGGTGGCCAATAAGCTGAAAAAGGATCGTCAGCTCAGGCAACAGCAAATGCTTGCTCGCCGGGGTTCTGGTGTGCTGCAGGTTGATGTGTTTGTGGTAAAACCCCAGGTCATCCAGCAAACCCTCGATGCCAGCGGTACGCTGATGAGCAATGAATGGATTAACCTGCAACCCGAAGTGAGCGGCCGAATTACCGAACTGAACTTCAGGGAAGGCAGTTACGTGAAAAAAGGCACATTGCTGGTAAAATTGTTTGACGGAGACCTGCAGGCTCAGCTTCAAAAACTGCAGGCCCAGCTGTCCCTCCAGCAGCTTACTTTGGAACGCCAGGAAAAATTACTGGCCATTAACGGCATCAGCCAGCAGGATGTGGATAATACCCGCAACCAGATTGCTTCGATCCAAGCCGATATCCGGAACGTACAAGCTCAAATCCGGAAAACTGAAATCTATGCACCTTTTGACGGCGTGATAGGCCTGCGCAACGTGAGCCTTGGCGCAATTGTCACACCTGCTACCATCATTGCTACCCTTCAGCAGATTGATCCGCTGAAACTCGATTTTACCATCCCGGAAAAATATGCGCCTTTGATTGACACCCATGTGCCGGTCAGCTTTCGTACAGCAGGATTTGATCAGGATTTTCAGGGACGGATTTATGCTATTGAACCCCAAATTGATGAAAACACCCGAACGATCCGGATTCGCTGCCATGTACCCAATCCTGCACAAAAACTGCTGCCGGGAGCCTATGCCGATGTGAAGCTGGTATTGAAAAAAATCCCACAGGCATTGATGATTCCCACACAAGCCATTGTCCCGACGACACGCGACCAACAGGTAGTAGTTTACCGGCATGGCAAGGCCAGCTTTGTAAACGTGCAAACAGGCATCCGCCAGGAAGATTTTATTCAGGTTATCCACGGGCTTTCACCGGGTGATACCGTTTTGATTACCGGGATGATGCAGGTGCGGCCCGGCGTGCCCTTGCACATTAACCAGGTTCTGTAATTTATTTGTGATGAAGCTATGAGCTTACCGTCCCTTTCACTGAAGCGCCCCGTGCTGGCCATTGTGATGAATATCATCATCGTGATATTCGGGGTTATTTCTTTTAAATTCCTGGGCGTGCGCGACTATCCGGCCATTGATCCTCCGGTAATCAACGTTCGCACAACCTATTCCGGTGCCAACGCCGACATCATTGAATCAGAAATAACCGAACCCCTTGAAAAATCCATCAATGGTATTGCTGGTGTAAAAAGTATCTCTTCTACCAGTGCGCAGGGGCTGAGCAATATCACGGTTGAATTTGACCTTGGCGCCGATCTGGAAGCCGCAGCCAATGATGTGCGCGACAAGGTATCGCAGGCCGTACGCCAGCTGCCACAGGATATCGACGCTCCTCCCGTGGTTACCAAAGCCGACGCCAACTCCGATGCCATCATCACCATGACGGTGCAAAGCAATACCAAAAGCCAGCTGGAAGTGACCGACTACGCCGAAAATGTGCTGATGGAAAAACTGCAGACCATTCCCGGCGTTAGTACCATCCAGGTGTGGGGCGAAAAAAAATATGCCATGCGCCTGTGGATGGACCCTCAAAAAATGGCTGCCTACGGCATCACTCCACAGGATGTGGAAAATGCCCTGAACCGCGAAAACGTGGAATTGCCTTCCGGAAAAATTACAGGCAATGCTACTGAGCTCACCGTACAAACCTCCGGCAGGCTGCTCACAGAAAACGATTTCAACAATCTCATCATTAAAAACCAAAACGGCCAAACCGTCCGCTTTTCCGATATCGGCCGAGCTATGCTGGGCCCGGAAAATGAAGAAACCGTACTCAAAGAAAAAGGTATTCCCATGATCGGGCTGGCCTTGGTACCCCAGCCCGGATCGAATTATGTGGCTATTGCAGAAGAATTCTACAAACGTTTTAACCAGATTAAAAAAGACATTCCGAAAGACTTTAGGGTGGATATTGCCCGCGATACGACTCGCTATATCAAACAGTCCATCTCAGAAGTGGAAGAAACCCTGATCATTGCCCTGCTTCTTGTGGTGCTGATTATCTTCATTTTCTTCCGAGACTGGCTGATTGCCCTGCGTCCCCTGCTCGATATTCCGGTATCGCTGATCGGCGCGTTTTTCATCATGTATATTTTTGGTTTTTCTATTAACATTCTTTCCTTGCTGGCTATTGTACTGGCTACAGGACTGGTGGTGGATGATGGCATTGTAGTCACCGAAAATATTTTCAAAAAACTGGAAGCCGGTATGCCGCGCCTGCAGGCCGCCCGGGAAGGATCGGATGAGATTTTCTTTGCGGTGGTGGCCACTTCCATTACGCTGGCGTTTGTATTTCTGCCTATCATTTTCCTGCAAGGCCTGGTGGGCAGGCTTTTCCGGGAGTTTGGCATTGTGGTAGCCGGTGCCGTGTTGATTTCTGCATTCGTTTCCCTTACCCTCACACCCGTGCTGAATGTGCTGCTTTCCCGCAAAACCCTGCACCGTTCAAAGTTTTACAACCAGACCGAACCCTTTTTCCGGGGAATGGAAAACGGTTACAAACAATCATTGACGCGTTTCATGCACCATCGCTGGCTGGCGCTGGTAATTGTAGCTGCCTGTTTGGTTATTTCAGCACTCATCTACAAGCACTTGCCATCGGAACTGGCTCCTCTGGAAGACCGTAGCG from Thermoflavifilum aggregans encodes the following:
- a CDS encoding CBS domain-containing protein: MINVANILSRKDRRLISVTPDTPVLEALRIMADENVGSVLVMENNTYKGLLTERDYARKVILKGKSSADTPVSEIMSMDLPHISPEDSIEHCMELMSSRNIRYLPVFRNNDLVGIISINDVIKAIITHQEQTIQQLTSYIHS
- the rnc gene encoding ribonuclease III, giving the protein MASIRRIWSRWLGVNQNRQLKKALKQILGFTPHHLKLYETALSHRSITEHNRESNERLEYLGDAVLGAIVGDYLYHKYPGRSEGYLTEMRSKMVNRQQLNDIAIKMGLRKLVHYDKYNSLLKISHIFGNALEALVGAIYLDKGYEKARQFVYQSIIAPYMDMEALEHTEINHKNKLYGWANKYGHQLEFELIEEEMKGARKIFTVAVVVDGKIISTGKAYNKKDAGQMAAKLALEKLGLNEHHPSV
- the fabF gene encoding beta-ketoacyl-ACP synthase II, with amino-acid sequence MELKRVVITGLGAITPIGNTVQDYWTGLMNGVSGADFITSFDTSRFRTKFACQLKNFDPAQFLDKKELRKMDPFVQLAVICADQAVADARLKETPVDPDQVGVIWSSGIGGLFTLIEEIKGFYMGDGTPRFSPFFIPKMIMDIAAGQISIRHGFRGPNFAVVSACASSTNALIEAFNLIRLGKAKVIICGGSESVINEVAIGGFNAMRALSERNDDPKTASRPFDLDRDGFVMGEGAGGLVLEELTHAQQRGAHIYAEFAGGGATGDAYHVTAPHPEGLGAVNVMREALADAGMKPEDIDYINVHGTSTPLGDVAEIKAIQQVFGEAAYRLNISSTKSMTGHLLGAAGAIEAIASILAVTHDMVPPTINHFTDDPQLDARLNFTFNKAQQRQVRAALSNTFGFGGHNASVIFKKFVP
- a CDS encoding acyl carrier protein — translated: MSDIATRVKKIIVDKLGVDESEVTPEASFTNDLGADSLDTVELIMEFEKEFNISIPDEQAETITTVGQAIAYLEEHVK
- a CDS encoding efflux RND transporter periplasmic adaptor subunit; protein product: MLARRGSGVLQVDVFVVKPQVIQQTLDASGTLMSNEWINLQPEVSGRITELNFREGSYVKKGTLLVKLFDGDLQAQLQKLQAQLSLQQLTLERQEKLLAINGISQQDVDNTRNQIASIQADIRNVQAQIRKTEIYAPFDGVIGLRNVSLGAIVTPATIIATLQQIDPLKLDFTIPEKYAPLIDTHVPVSFRTAGFDQDFQGRIYAIEPQIDENTRTIRIRCHVPNPAQKLLPGAYADVKLVLKKIPQALMIPTQAIVPTTRDQQVVVYRHGKASFVNVQTGIRQEDFIQVIHGLSPGDTVLITGMMQVRPGVPLHINQVL
- a CDS encoding efflux RND transporter permease subunit, producing the protein MSLPSLSLKRPVLAIVMNIIIVIFGVISFKFLGVRDYPAIDPPVINVRTTYSGANADIIESEITEPLEKSINGIAGVKSISSTSAQGLSNITVEFDLGADLEAAANDVRDKVSQAVRQLPQDIDAPPVVTKADANSDAIITMTVQSNTKSQLEVTDYAENVLMEKLQTIPGVSTIQVWGEKKYAMRLWMDPQKMAAYGITPQDVENALNRENVELPSGKITGNATELTVQTSGRLLTENDFNNLIIKNQNGQTVRFSDIGRAMLGPENEETVLKEKGIPMIGLALVPQPGSNYVAIAEEFYKRFNQIKKDIPKDFRVDIARDTTRYIKQSISEVEETLIIALLLVVLIIFIFFRDWLIALRPLLDIPVSLIGAFFIMYIFGFSINILSLLAIVLATGLVVDDGIVVTENIFKKLEAGMPRLQAAREGSDEIFFAVVATSITLAFVFLPIIFLQGLVGRLFREFGIVVAGAVLISAFVSLTLTPVLNVLLSRKTLHRSKFYNQTEPFFRGMENGYKQSLTRFMHHRWLALVIVAACLVISALIYKHLPSELAPLEDRSEFRITVTAPEGTSFDYMDQYMNRLIQFVIDSVPEHRIILSVTSPGFGGSSGANSGFMYVTLVPPADRSRSQQDIVNYVNAHMRDFTEGRAYAVQTQTIQVGHRGGLPVSFVLQNLDFEKLKKVLPRFMEEVSQDPVFQGTDVDLKFNKPQLTINIDRAKATSMGVSVADISQTLQLALANTRYGYFTMNGKQYAIIGELSRPFRDDPSDLKNIYVRNNLGEPVPIDNLVQIHETTAPPQIYHWNRYKSATISAGLAPGKTIGDGIAEMQRIFQKLKNEGVIDDSFVTSLSGSSRDFAESQSGISFALVFALILIYLVLAAQFESFIDPIIIMITVPLAAAGALISLWLFDQTLNIFSQIGMIMLIGLVTKNGILIVEFANKKREQGLPKREAAIEAATLRLRPILMTSLAMSLGALPIALSLGASATSRVPLGIVIVGGIIFSLILTLFVIPAMYTYLASERGLYHEDTGTQPVTQPADKEAYVWDKG